From a region of the Triticum aestivum cultivar Chinese Spring chromosome 7D, IWGSC CS RefSeq v2.1, whole genome shotgun sequence genome:
- the LOC123171279 gene encoding probable serine/threonine-protein kinase At1g54610, whose product MGCAQAKPSQGSPARSHDRGIDHLMRCNGYTPAAARRLTDPLPTTAAVAVARDQADAKDQGPAGTETTDASGTSNLTAATVSSPSLSMPPQAPPPRREDDREQLVDGWPTWLLENVPREALQGIVPRSADAFDKIEKVGQGTYSNVYKARERGADGRLVALKKVRLDTMEPESVKFMAREMRILRRLDHPNIIRLDGIATSRMHRSIYLVFDFMYSDLARLIARPLTLPQIKCYMQQLLMGLQHCHERNILHRDIKGSNLLIDRAGVLKIGDLGLANYFGPGRRRPLTSRVVTLWYRAPELLLGATDYGVGIDLWSAGCLLAEMFSGKPLMPGRTEVEQLFKIFSLCGSPPDEYWRRMKLPATIRPPKTYKSTMAEKFAGMPPSAFPFLTTLLALDPAARGTAAQALQSDFFSTPPLACDVSDLPVVYKEEAADPTTPHDGRK is encoded by the exons ATGGGCTGCGCGCAAGCCAAGCCGTCCCAGGGCTCCCCCGCCCGCAGCCACGACCGTGGCATCGACCACCTCATGCGCTGCAACGGCTACACCCCCGCGGCCGCCCGCCGCCTCACCGACCCCCtccccaccaccgccgccgtcgcggTCGCGAGGGACCAGGCCGACGCCAAGGACCAGGGTCCGGCGGGGACGGAGACCACGGATGCCTCGGGGACGTCGAACCTGACGGCGGCCACGGTCTCCTCACCGTCGCTGTCGATGCCGCCGcaggcgccgccgccgcggcgggaGGACGACCGCGAGCAGCTGGTGGACGGGTGGCCGACGTGGCTGCTGGAGAACGTGCCGCGCGAGGCGCTGCAGGGGATCGTGCCCCGGAGCGCCGACGCGTTCGACAAGATCGAGAAGGTCGGGCAGGGCACGTACAGCAACGTGTACAAGGCCCGCGAGCGCGGCGCCGACGGCCGGCTCGTCGCGCTGAAGAAGGTCCGGCTCGACACGATGGAGCCGGAGAGCGTCAAGTTCATGGCCCGCGAGATGCGCATCCTCCGCCGGCTCGACCACCCCAACATCATCCGCCTCGACGGCATCGCCACCTCCCGCATGCACCGCAGCATCTACCTCGTCTTCGACTTCATGTACTCCGACCTCGCCCGACTCATCGCCCGCCCCCTCACCCTGCCACAG ATCAAGTGCTACATGCAGCAGCTGCTGATGGGGCTGCAGCACTGCCACGAACGCAACATCCTGCACCGGGACATCAAGGGCTCGAACCTGCTGATCGACCGCGCCGGCGTGCTCAAGATCGGCGACTTGGGCCTGGCCAACTACTTCGGGCCCGGCCGGCGCCGCCCGCTCACCAGCCGCGTGGTCACCCTCTGGTACCGCGCGCCCGAGCTCCTCCTGGGCGCCACCGACTACGGCGTGGGCATCGACCTCTGGAGCGCCGGCTGCCTCCTCGCCGAGATGTTCTCCGGCAAGCCGCTCATGCCCGGAAGGACGGAGGTGGAGCAGCTCTTCAAGATCTTCAGCCTCTGCGGGTCGCCGCCCGACGAGTACTGGCGGAGGATGAAGCTCCCGGCCACCATCCGCCCGCCCAAGACGTACAAGTCGACGATGGCGGAGAAGTTCGCCGGCATGCCGCCGTCGGCTTTCCCGTTCCTTACCACGCTCCTCGCCCtcgaccccgccgcccgcggcACCGCCGCCCAGGCTCTCCAGAGCGAC TTCTTCAGCACGCCGCCGTTGGCCTGCGACGTCTCCGACCTCCCCGTCGTGTACAAGGAGGAGGCTGCCGATCCGACCACCCCCCACGACGGAAGGAAGTGA